The DNA region AGGCGTCTGGTGCAAGTTCCAAGAAGGTCATCTTAGAAGCATGCAATGGGTCCCATCAAGTTAGGAATATGGAGTTGGGAGGGACCCTCCTACTTGGGAAAGACCAGCCTTTATCATGATAAACCCACTAACAGAAGATTATAAGAGGGGAAAGAGGGAAGGTGGAAGGGGGTTGGAAAAATTgggaagaaaagagagagagagagagagaggtaaggAAAGATTCGTTGGGGAGTGACGAGCTCTGCTCAGGTACCAAAAAGAGAGAGGGCTTGGTAATACAGCCAACATCTCAGCTAGGCCAGAGCCGTGAGAGTTTGGGGTCCATCAACTGTTTGCTTCCATCAAAAACCTGTAACATCATCTCTTGGACCACCCACTGTGGGATAAGCTCAAACcagaatacaaataaattggaAGCCCGAGCCCAAAGTCTCCATCCTATTGGGCCTAGCTTCCTcacatattttataagaatttaaagCATAGACTATttttatatcctaaaattacataaaatacttttacataaataatgCTTTGGTATCATTCACTGCATATGGGAAGCCGGTTTTAGTAAGGAAATCATGGGAAGGGGTTTTCTTGAATATTATCTCCCCACTTCATGTTGGAAATTTATTGTTTCACACTTTCAAATGTATCATGTTTCGCATAATGTCCACACTATCACACTTGATGTCCACTTTTTATAAATGATGTGAAAGAGTCGACAATTTTGGATGTGAAATAATCAAAGCCTCTTTCGTATAatagtcccccccccccccccccccccacattAGTCCAATGCCCCAATCTTGAAGACATCACCATGCTTAGTAGGAGTTTTCTATTTCTATATCATGCTCCTTGGCATTTTTGACATAATCCAAATACTTTGTGCACaagttttaaaatagaaaactttCCACATACAAACTTTCTTCAAGCCACaattgaagaaataaaaaataaaaaactcctCAATGACTTAAGAATCTATTCTACGAGGTAATGTGTTACTAATAAAAGGTTTTCGAGAGTTTAAGTGATAGTCTAGCAGTAATAACATCATTTGTGGTGCCTCATGTTTGTGATTCAAACTTCACCACTACCCATCACCActctcacttaaaaaaaaaaaaaaaaaaaaaaaggcttccAATTGAtcccctagatttttttttaaaatttatttatagaatCTCAAACATgtgagaaattttcttttactttaggATATGTGATCTCCCCCTCTTCTCTTCCTTTACTTGGAACATCCATCTTTTTCTCCATTGAATGACTGAATTACTTTAATAATCTCATCAATTAAtttccctaaatagtttcagacatGGAGCATTTTACTAGAAAGTCTTGACGAAAAGGGtaaatgcccattttggcctatatatatattatcgtGCATTTGAAAAGTTTGGACTGGTATTGTAAATTGagtgattttcaaaaattaatttatgcaAACATACTCTTTAGTCCCtttatttcaatatttaaaatccaaaaacatctTCTTGGATTcctaccaaaaagaaaaagaaaagaaaaaaagtaaaacgtgaaataatatatatatatatatatatatatatatatatatatatatatatatatattaacaggTAAAATTTagtgaaaattcaattagattctacaattgagGTACAATTTTATGctatgtgtcctaaattatttattttttgagagagttttattttttttatgttgggGTCAAATGTGGGATCCAGGGGCGTAGCCAGGAATAATTACTTGGGGGGGCCGGGTCGTAGGAGAGATATACTAAAATATAATTCAACCAATTTTCATGTGATTCAAACCacgaaaattgaaaactatgaCAATAATTTTTCGGTTCTTTGTATGGATACTCTGTGTTTCTAGGTAGATATGGACCTGTTATAAGATAAGTAGGTCGAATTTCATCTTGTTCGTTGATAGGgaattcatatatttatttacgtAATCCTAGATCATGGTCTACCTTTAGATTGAATTCTTGAACATTTAGAGGGACGCTCATCAGACATTGAAGTATCAACATTTGTTTCTACAGATTACCTAAGTTTTGAATGACATacaactttttcttaaaaaatgcaTTAATTGTTTGTCATTTGCTCATTATTTGGCATTTAATttcaatcccaaaaaaaaaatcaattcaaaaaatgataaactaaCTTGGAAAAGagatataataaattatcatataaaattCATTCTTACACATTCTCATGGCCCTCACCCCACCCAGACCTACTCAAGAGACAAACAACACAAAAGCCAAAAAGGCTGAGTCATAGAGTCAGTGGGTCAAGAATAAAGAATCCAATAACAATAAAGACAAAAAGATAAAgtcaaacaaatataaattgcTTTACTGGCAAAAGATATCACATACACATACTTGATATTTCTATTATGCTATTTAGTATTTAGTTCAGTtctagagaaaaagaaagagaactgAGGTGAGAATGACTGAATGAGATACCTTGAGGAATTGAGGTGAGGGCTTTAGGATTTGAGGTTAAGCGATGAAGGCTAGGTCAGGTCAACGGCTAGTGGAGCTACGGCGTCACAGTGATCTGGAGAGGTGTGACCGCATGGCGTGAGGACTGGGAATTCAGGTAGCATGAACTGAGGCCATCAAGTAGAGTGCAGAGGTGTGACTACGTGAAGACTACGAATTTAAGCAGAAGCGTGAGGTGATGACTGAAGAGTTTGTGTTATTTGATTAGGATTAGGGATTTTTGGGGTTGGGCTGGGCTGGAAGTATCTTTAGTTTAGAGGAAAAGAATTTTGTATGATTAAGGATTTTGGGCTGGCCGGTTGGGCTGAATGTGgacaaatatttttgttttatttgaagtTGTATTGGACTGgttgttgaaaataatttgAGAGGGCCGGATTTAATTCTTGGAGGGGcccatgtcttttttttttttaatatactctaagggaaattttaaaaattttgggataACTCTGCCCTTGATGagatcacatcataaatattcattcaagtgagttattgaatataataacaaaagagtttagaattaatgaacatatagaaataaaaaatttacattttttttttttgttgaggatgataattttttactttgatacctttaaaagaaataaatataaaatataaaaataactaccaataatatttaaataatataaaaatgccATGACTTTACAAGTAAGTAATAATACAATAAACATCGACTTGGGTCACGATGGTGGACAGGTGGCATGGAAATGAGTTAATAAGACGAAACCCAAATTTGATCATAATATAACTTCCTTCAGCTGTACGAAAGGCAGACTCTACTTTACTCACTCCAATACACTATCACTTCACTTCAAGAAACTCTAACACCGTCGCCTTGTTGATGGCCGAATCGAATACTAAATCAATTAAACTTTCTCCCGAAAAAGATGCAGCGGTGGATAGAATTAGTAATCTGCCGGAATCTCTTCTCTGCCACATCCTCTCCTTCCTCCCAACCAAAGACTCAATCGCCACAAGCATCTTGTCAAGCAGGTGGAAGCTCCTTTGGACTTTTGTCCCAAAGCTAGACCTCGAGAGTCAAACGATTGACACTTCGactgatgatgatgaagaagaagacatcAGGATTGCACATATTGTGTCAAGAGTTTTGGCTCAACAAGAATGCGGAGAGCTCCAAACGTTTCGCCTCCAATGGTATCTTGGTCTAGACGGTTCCCATATATCCCATCTCGACTCATGGTTTCGCACCGCCGCTGCTCGTAAAGTCAAAGAACTCGATCTAGACATTGCTCTATACGATAATGATTATGATACGGAATCTCTGGTATTGCCCCCAAGCTTTTTCTCTTGCAGGACATTAGTGGTTCTGAAATTAACCGgtgatattgatattgatattgatattgataatCCTGCTTTATCCTTTCATTTCCCGAGTCTAAAGATACTGCATCTAAAATATATTTCGGCGATGACTATCATTAATTCTCAAGAAAACTCTTTCTTGAGTTCTCTCTCTGGCTGCCCTGTTCTCGAAGATTTATCATTTACAGCTATCTATTTTGTGGGTGAGTATAGAATATGCGTACCTACCCTGAAACGTTTAAGTATCAGAGAAGATCAAATGGATTGTGAGGATAGATGTGTTTACAAACTCGAGATAAATGCCCCAGCTCTTGAGTACTTCAATTTCCGTGGTGATCTGCGCGACATCAAATTCCATGAAAAACTAGACAACCTAGTTCAGGCAAATGTCGAGTTGTCTATGTGTGAAGATGAACACATAGAATTTTACAGAGAATGGTTACTCAAGCTTTTTACTGCTCTGAATAACGTCAAATTTCTCTCATTTGTCCCTTACGGCACAGAGGTTAGATTAccttcataatatatatatatatatatatatatatatatatatatatatatatatatatatatatatatatatatatatatatatatatatcgaggAGCTTTAGTTCAAATTCTTAGGACAATATGTGGTCAAAGTCTCGCCTTCATGTTCTATCAAATTGATGTTGTTGTGATTTTATGATCTCACATGCAGTGGCACAGCATTGCAAACATTTATCCTTCCGCGTTTCAGAATTTGGTCCAACTGGAATTTAAAGTTGTTGATTGTAACTGGCATTTGCTAGGAGACTTGCTCCAAAAAGCTCCTAATCTTGAATCTCTTGTTATTTCTAAGGTTAGTTTAGTTAATAGAGGTATTTTAGTTGATCCTTCATCTTCCCTAAAATTACACTTATGATCTGCTGTATTTGTTGTCATCAGGGATATGATTTCATTCCAAGCAACTTATGCTGGAAGGAGCCAAAATATGAACCTGAATATCTGTCATCACTCACTAGTTTTTATTACAGAGGATTTAAAGGTTTGAATGATGAAGTGGAATTCGTGAAATATATTCTAAAGGAGGCAAGAGTTTTGAAGACAGcaacaattcaagtttataaagGAGAGTCGAAGGAAAGTGTTCTTGAGAAATTATCAATGTTCCCAAGGCGCTCAACAACTTGTCTACTTAGAGTTGAATGAGGTTTACTTCTTTAACTAGTTTTCTGCAACTAATTCCAAAGgcaaattacaaatattttatcatttagcTGCTCTACTCATCTGCATTGGTGCTTCTTGTTGAGCCCTTTTCCAtcttaactttttaattattcaTGCTGCAAGGCCCTCAAGCTCTCAACATTGGACTGACACAGCATGGGCAACTAACAATTAACTTGTACGAGTTTCGGGTTCATTACAATATTAGACCAGAAGGCATATGAAAAACGTTTCATCTAATCTGCTCTTGGATGATTTCTGAGATGGATAACTTTTGACTTTAGccttttcaattctttcattttaGAATTTCTGCCTCATCTGCACATCTTTGGCTTGTTCTAACATCTTTTTTTCATCAATTCTTACCATATTTTTAGTCTGCATGACATTGGTCACCTACTCTCTATAGTTATAGTCTTGTTAAGTTGATGGCGGCATTAGTTGTGAGGAAGGAATATAAGAAATAAGGTGGTTTTCTGAAGGTTTTGCTTATGTTTCAGTTGACATGCTGAATAGAGAGAGAACAACAGAACTTGTAATGTTCCACCCCTATTCTGCACTTGAGTTAATTTAGGATTTTTAATGTTAACTTTctagttattttctaaaattctagttttggaaaaagaatcataatgttttttcattttggggGGGTGGGAGTAAGTAAAAGGAAGTATGATGCTAATGGCATCCTGCTGCCGCACAATTCACTAAAGTTGCTGTGTCCTTGATGTGGTCTGTAATTGCGCCATTAAATTAATGTAATAGGTAGTTTTGGATAGTTAGAAAAAGAAATGCTGAGATGGCTTTTGTTTTGTGTAGGCGGGTGTGACCTTCTTTATAAAAGCTTAattcatttatcaaaaaaaataaaagcttaatTCAGAGTTTTGCTCTCTTTCTTTctgtgatatttttttttctatatctcTGTGATAATTTCAAAgtttgagatttaaaatcccTTATTAATTGCTAGGGGAAAAAATGTGCAATGACCttgtttccatttttattttatttgttgagtTAAACGGTTAGGCTTCATGGAGCTTCAATCCCTATGAATGGGTAGTCCACTGAGCATGTTAGTCCATTGCGACAACATTAAATCTCTTagctcattttattaatatgaaGGATCTTCTCTAAATTTGACAATCACACTCATCCCATTGTCATGCCTTTCACATGCTCGCTTGAGAAGGGTTCTACTGCCAatattgaaatccaattccacTTGGCAGGAGCTTGGAGGACAAAAAACCCAATTCTTAGGCATTTAGAGTTTAGCAGCCTCAGGCCCTCATGAAGGTTTATTTTATCAGCGCTTTGCTACAAAAGCATTGTTGAATTTCTCAGCTTTTGTAAAACTGTGCCCTCGTAACATTTTTTGGCTTACAAATGGACTCCCACAATTTTAGACATGTTATTTTTAAGCCCTTTGAGGCTCCcaccaaaaattattaaaaataggatGTACCTTTGAGCAAGTGGCATTTGGAGCTTGGACTCTTGATATGGCCATGCAATAGGATAGAAGAAGCCATAGACCTATTAGACACTTGGAGAAATGAttgcatttttataaaaaataattatcatatatatatatatatatatatatatatatatatatatatatccataagGAAAGCATACGAATCAGAAGCTAACTAGAAATTAAAAGGTTTTAGTTTGGTACTTTGTCATTCATGTGTACATATGGTATTTAGTAATTTAAGGATCCATTTTTGGGTTGGTTAAACACCtgtatcttttatttgttttgatttcaattAGGAAGCTTATGGACCCGAAAAGTTAAAGTGGTTCTGATATGAAATATATCTGCTGTTGTGTTATGCTTAGATAGTTGATCCTGAAGTTGCTGAATCTCTTGCCATCAGGTGGACAATGTTCGTAGCTCAGCAAATTGGCCATACTCAGACGATTTTTGAAGGGGACTAGAAAAGTTGCATAAAGACAATTGCGAGGCCAAGTTGTCCTGTGGGATGGGAAATAGATACAGTAGTCGATGATATTTTAACTTTCCAAAGAGATTTTGTTACTTGTATATTTCAGTGGAAAAGCCATTTGAATGTAGCAGCTCATGTACTTGCAAAATGGGCCTTGAGATGCCATATAGGTAGTTTGTTTGATACTTTGATTCTTGTATACCTGATGTTATGGCTGGAGCTCTGGCTGTAGATTTGTCCATTTTGAGCTATTAGAAGTTTTGTCGTTATTGAGCTATCCATATGCATTCTTCTTCTCagtttccatttttcttttttctttttttctggtTTGTAGTATCTTTAGGATATTCTACTCTATACTAATTGTATACTGGTGTTTCTTCTCTCAACTCTTTGTTCTGctgatctctttctttattcattaCCAATCTCTGTTTCAACTTACATCATATAAAAGAGTACTTGGTTATTATCTTGAATTTCTCTGACTTTCTGCCTAGTGTCAATTGCTTTATATCAAGATCTACTTGTTTTCATAATGTTTCTTCTCCAGCAGCTTCTTAAGTTTTACCTTCCGATGGTGATGGCAATACCAGAGCCTTCCTCACGTTGAATGTAATTGTTGTCACAAGGATTCATGTTTAGCAAATTGAAGATGGATTAGGATTAAGACTAACTTCTCATAActatttgtca from Castanea sativa cultivar Marrone di Chiusa Pesio chromosome 6, ASM4071231v1 includes:
- the LOC142641578 gene encoding putative FBD-associated F-box protein At3g50710 — encoded protein: MAESNTKSIKLSPEKDAAVDRISNLPESLLCHILSFLPTKDSIATSILSSRWKLLWTFVPKLDLESQTIDTSTDDDEEEDIRIAHIVSRVLAQQECGELQTFRLQWYLGLDGSHISHLDSWFRTAAARKVKELDLDIALYDNDYDTESLVLPPSFFSCRTLVVLKLTGDIDIDIDIDNPALSFHFPSLKILHLKYISAMTIINSQENSFLSSLSGCPVLEDLSFTAIYFVGEYRICVPTLKRLSIREDQMDCEDRCVYKLEINAPALEYFNFRGDLRDIKFHEKLDNLVQANVELSMCEDEHIEFYREWLLKLFTALNNVKFLSFVPYGTEWHSIANIYPSAFQNLVQLEFKVVDCNWHLLGDLLQKAPNLESLVISKGYDFIPSNLCWKEPKYEPEYLSSLTSFYYRGFKGLNDEVEFVKYILKEARVLKTATIQVYKGESKESVLEKLSMFPRRSTTCLLRVE